The genomic stretch TCATCGCCCGCGAAACCGGTTTCGCCGACCGCGAGCGCATGCGCCGCGCCTTCCTGCGCGCTTACGGCCAGCCGCCGCAGGTGATCCGCCGGTCGGTGGAGAGCGGGCGCCTGTCGGCGGTGGAGTAGCCGGCGTTCGGGCGACAGTCCCCAGGCTTGCCCGTTAATACCTAGATATGGCTCCCGCAATACTGCGGGTGCGGTAGATTTTCACATCACCAGAGACCGCGTTTTCGCGGGGAATATTTCAGTTCCCCCGACGCTTTCGCTCGTTCAACCTTCTCGCAAGGACGGATATTCAGCCATGCAGCTCACCGGTAACACGATCTTCATCACCGGCTCCACCTCCGGCATCGGCCGCGGGCTGGCCGAGGCGTTCCACAAGCTGGGCAATCAGGTCATCATCGCCGGACGGCGCAAGGCCCTGCTGGATCAGGTGACCGCTGCGAACCCCGGGATGAAGGGCATTGAACTGGACATCACCGACCCGATCAGCATCCAGGCCGCGGCTGAGCGTCTGATCGCCGAGAACCCGACGCTGAACGTCCTGATCAACAACGCGGGCATCATGCCGTTCGACGACGCCTCCGGCCCGATCGACGATGCGCGGGCCCAGTCGATCGTCACCACCAACCTGCTCGGTCCCATCCGCATGACGTCGGCCCTGATCGAGCATCTGAAGGCGCAGCCGCGGTCGGTGATCGTCAACAACACCTCCGTGCTCGCCTACACCCCGCTGGCCAACACGGCGGTCTATTCGGCCAGCAAGGCGGCGCTGCACAGCTACACGCTGTCCCAGCGCTTCATGCTGCGCAACACCAGCGTCACCGTGCAGGAAATCGCGCCGCCCTGGGTCAACACCGACCTGATCAAGAAGGGCGACGATCCGCGCGC from Azospirillum sp. TSA2s encodes the following:
- a CDS encoding SDR family oxidoreductase codes for the protein MQLTGNTIFITGSTSGIGRGLAEAFHKLGNQVIIAGRRKALLDQVTAANPGMKGIELDITDPISIQAAAERLIAENPTLNVLINNAGIMPFDDASGPIDDARAQSIVTTNLLGPIRMTSALIEHLKAQPRSVIVNNTSVLAYTPLANTAVYSASKAALHSYTLSQRFMLRNTSVTVQEIAPPWVNTDLIKKGDDPRAMPLDAFIEQTMAALATDAEEAIVESARPMRDNAGPNEHALVMGFNSYIAENPIPV